Below is a window of Candidatus Bathyarchaeota archaeon DNA.
TGCATCCGCAGTAGACCACAACGTTGCCTACGTAGCTTTCGTCAAAAAATATTGCCCCGTTTACGGTGGGTATTCCCATGTTGTTGCCGTAGCATCCTATGCCTGCCACTACTCCTCTAAAGAGATATTTTGGATGTTTGACGCCTTGCGGAAGCTTATCGTAGTCGTAGTCTAGAGGACCGAATCCCAGAACGTCGGTGCAGGCAATGGGGTCAGCCCACACGCCTAATATATCCCTAATAACACCTCCAGTGCCTGTTGCGGCGCCACCGAAGGGTTCTATGGCGGAAGGGTGGTTGTGGGTTTCCACTTTCGCAGCGATTGCATAGTTTTCGTCAAATTCTATGATGCCTGCGTTGTCTTCGAATACGGAAATGCACCATGGCTGGTTCAGTTCGCTTGTTGCTTTAGCTATGTAGGTTTTAAACAAGTTTTGGATTTTGCCTTTGTCGGTGATTATGTTTCCTTTGAAGGTTTTGTGGAAGCAGTGTTCTGACCATGTTTGTCCGATTGTTTGGAGTTCTATGTCTGTTGGATTTCTGCCTTTCTCGGAGAAGTATTTTTTTACTGCCTTCATTTCTTCTAGGTTTAAGCCTATGCTGAGTTCTTTGCTGATTCTTAGCAGTTGTTTATCGTTTGCGTCTAGGATTTTTATTTCGTGGATTTCGAAATGTGTTTTGTGACGAGTGAAGAGGGTCATTTAGCTTCTTCAACCTGAAAAGTGTAGTTATCTTTAGTGGGATTGGCCAACAGTTTTTTGCACATGCTTTCTACTTTGGTTTCTGCGTCGCTTCTGGAGTTCGCTTCTAGGGTTATTGTGTACATTTTGCTTACTCCGACGATTCTAACAAGGTAAGCGAGTTCTCTTAGAGAGCGTGTAGTTGTTTCTCCCTCTGGGTCAGAGTGCCCTGATTTAAGGCTTACTTCCACTCGAGCTTTGTACAGCATGAAATATACTTAAACAGTTAAAAATTTAAATCTTGTGTAAGCTAGATTTATATAAAAGTATAAAATGCTATTTGAGCACCAACTTTTTCCCTTTGTAAAGCGCTATGATTTTTTCCGTGGAGGTCGCCTTTCCAATGGGTTCTGCTTCAACTTTGTTTTTGTCCAGAACATCTAACACGTCATCCTGCTTTTGTCTGTCTACAACTATGGCGAACCCCCATCCCATGTTAAATGTTTTCAGCATTTCTTCATCGCTAGTGCCGCCCGATGTTTCTGCTGTTTCTTGTAGTAACTTAAAGATGGGTTGTGGCTTGAAATTGTTGAATTCGAATCCTATTCCCTTGGAGAACTTCATGAGCCTGTTAAATTTCAGGTAGGCATCGCCAGTTATGTGGACGGCGCCTTTAATTTTATGTTGCCTTACAACTTCCTGTAGCGGTTTTACGTAGATTTTCGTGGGCTCTAAAGCCTCATAAATGAGCTCTTTCTCTAAGCCTTCTGGAACATCATAAGGGTCGAATTTGCCGCCCCACTTCTTGAACAAGACTTTCCTTGCCAAGGTGATGCCGTTGCTGTGAATGCCAGAGCTTCTGATACCTATAACAACGTCTTCTGGTTCGATGTCAGTGCCAAGAACTATGTTGTCCTTGTCCACCTCACCGATGCACGCAACTATCATGTCGAAGCCTTTGCCTTCTTTAAGTCCCTTTATAATTTCAGCAACATCACCAATTTCGCCCCCTGCCACGATACATTGGGACTCGACGGCGCCTTCCACTATGCCCTTCATCCACTCCTCCACCAGAAACGGATCAGATATCTGAGCGTGAATGTTGTCAGCAATGGCTAGCGGCTTAGCGCCAGATC
It encodes the following:
- the purM gene encoding phosphoribosylformylglycinamidine cyclo-ligase, yielding MAKKLTYAESGVDRELRAKSKTALKMLRRTYKFSVYGEVLQLPYGNVFPVSDRYLDLAIEGVGTKVLLAQLAGKYDTIGIDGVAMVVNDVIRSGAKPLAIADNIHAQISDPFLVEEWMKGIVEGAVESQCIVAGGEIGDVAEIIKGLKEGKGFDMIVACIGEVDKDNIVLGTDIEPEDVVIGIRSSGIHSNGITLARKVLFKKWGGKFDPYDVPEGLEKELIYEALEPTKIYVKPLQEVVRQHKIKGAVHITGDAYLKFNRLMKFSKGIGFEFNNFKPQPIFKLLQETAETSGGTSDEEMLKTFNMGWGFAIVVDRQKQDDVLDVLDKNKVEAEPIGKATSTEKIIALYKGKKLVLK
- the purS gene encoding phosphoribosylformylglycinamidine synthase subunit PurS produces the protein MLYKARVEVSLKSGHSDPEGETTTRSLRELAYLVRIVGVSKMYTITLEANSRSDAETKVESMCKKLLANPTKDNYTFQVEEAK